A single region of the Metarhizium brunneum chromosome 6, complete sequence genome encodes:
- the vtc4 gene encoding Vacuolar transporter chaperone 4, which produces MLIVKDFKTQNSSWKASTKGTLKPQPGVFVMKFGEQLRSSIIREYQWYYIDYNGLKADLKNATGPSKAGGAPGNEWTEEDEIRFVGKLEAELEKVHTKQQVKAMEISRRIAVSDHEVKDVVNRLNERGLNEDGPSEEEFLLLEEDLSDIIADVHDLAKFVQLNYTGFYKIIKKHDKLTGWHLRPVFDTRLKAKPFYKENYDASVIQLSKLYDVVRTRGNPVKGDSAAGGGQANFVRQTTKYWVHPDNVTELKLIILKHLPVLVFNASKEFEQADSAITSIYYDNPEKWDLYEGRLKKTEGAEAIRLRWYGGMQNETIFVERKTHREDWTGEKSVKARFSIKEKNVNAYMRGELLPAAIFEKARKEGKKSEKAIAEDERLASEIQYSVLKHGYKPVCRSFYNRTAFQLPADARVRISLDTELTMVREDNLDGRQRSGDNWRRMDIGIDWPFSQLPAEDVVRFPYAVLEVKLQTQMGQEPPEWVRQLIASHLVEAVPKFSKFIHGTACLFPDRINLLPFWMPQMDVDIRKPASHDFGIRRPGLSGTTNTSDDDDEDLDSDDEELRLAARPATSNDQSGSRSLPGPSDTEGQTADHAVDNDEDYPIYDSDDEYDPNYELEEARRVGGWHYYHTLFTTKGRALRDGTLNVLKHMIPAPRSTPVPRSARLQMLFGSNSIQQKKFKAPPGKKIYVPVRVEPKVYFAAERTFLGWLEYSIYIGAISIALLNFGEHPTPTSFFVAGVFTLLAILSLCYSVGIYLYRSRSIRNRKAARFYDKWGPSVLCVSLFIAVALNFGFEGRERKVW; this is translated from the exons ATGCTGATTGTTAAAGACTTCAAAACACAGAACAGCTCCTGGAAAGCATCGACCAAGGGCACGCTCAAACCTCAACCCGGCGTATTCGTCATGAAGTTCGGCGAGCAGCTCCGCTCGAGCATTATCCGTGAATACCAGTGGTATTACATTGACTACAATGGTCTGAAGGCCGATCTTAAAAATGCCACGGGCCCTTCAAAGGCCGGTGGTGCCCCTGGAAACGAGTGGACCGAGGAGGATGAGATACGATTTGTTGGCAAGCTCGAAGCTGAGCTGGAGAAGGTGCATACGAAACAACAGGTCAAAGCCATGGAAATTTCTAGGCGTATTGCAGTCAGCGACCACGAGGTCAAGGATGTCGTCAATCGATTGAATGAGCGTGGCCTGAACGAGGACGGTCCTAGCGAGGAGGAATttctgctgctggaggaggaCTTGAGTGACATCATTGCCGACGTCCATGATCTTGCCAAGTTTGTGCAACTTAACTACACGGGCTTCTACAAAATCATTAAGAAGCATGAT AAACTGACGGGCTGGCATCTTCGTCCTGTTTTTGACACCCGGCTCAAGGCAAAGCCGTTTTACAAGGAAAATTACGATGCTTCCGTCATCCAGCTGTCTAAGCTCTACGATGTGGTTCGAACCCGCGGCAACCCCGTCAAAGGTGAcagtgctgctggaggaggccaGGCCAACTTTGTTCGTCAGACAACAAAGTATTGGGTCCATCCTGACAACGTCACCGAGCTAAAGCTCATCATCCTAAAGCATTTACCGGTGCTTGTGTTCAATGCTAGCAAGGAGTTTGAGCAGGCAGATTCGGCTATCACATCTATCTACTATGACAACCCCGAGAAATGGGACTTGTACGAAGGGCGATTGAAGAAGACCGAGGGAGCCGAAGCTATACGACTAAGATGGTATGGTGGGATGCAAAACGAGACTATTTTCGTCGAGCGAAAGACTCACCGAGAAGATTGGACCGGCGAAAAGTCCGTCAAGGCTCGATTTtccatcaaggagaagaatgtCAACGCATATATGCGTGGTGAGCTTCTCCCCGCAGCCATTTTTGAAAAAGCGCGTAAGGAAGGCAAGAAGTCGGAGAAGGCTATCGCAGAAGATGAGCGGCTAGCCTCTGAAATCCAGTACTCCGTGTTGAAGCATGGCTATAAGCCTGTGTGCCGCTCGTTTTACAACCGAACTGCCTTCCAGCTTCCAGCGGACGCTCGGGTTCGAATTTCCCTGGATACCGAGCTTACTATGGTTCGTGAAGACAACCTCGACGGACGTCAACGAAGCGGTGACAACTGGAGACGCATGGATATTGGGATCGACTGGCCATTCTCACAGTTACCCGCTGAGGATGTTGTCCGATTCCCCTATGCCGTTCTCGAAGTGAAACTTCAGACCCAAATGGGACAGGAGCCTCCCGAGTGGGTGCGGCAGCTCATCGCATCGCATTTGGTCGAGGCGGTGCCCAAGTTCTCCAAGTTCATCCACGGTACGGCCTGTTTGTTCCCTGATCGAATCAACCTTTTGCCTTTCTGGATGCCACAGATGGATGTAGATATCCGCAAGCCTGCTTCACATGACTTTGGTATCCGCAGACCTGGTCTGTCGGGAACAACCAACACCtcggatgatgatgatgaggatttAGActccgatgacgaggaactAAGGTTGGCGGCTCGTCCAGCTACATCGAATGATCAATCTGGCTCACGCTCGCTTCCTGGACCAAGTGATACGGAAGGCCAGACAGCCGACCACGCGGTTGACAATGATGAGGACTATCCAATCTATGATTCCGATGACGAGTACGACCCCAATTACGAGCTagaagaagcaagacgaGTCGGAGGATGGCACTACTACCATACCCTCTTTACCACGAAAGGGCGGGCACTCCGTGATGGCACCCTCAACGTTCTGAAGCACATGATTCCTGCTCCCCGAAGTACACCGGTTCCCCGTAGTGCTAGACTCCAAATGCTCTTCGGCTCCAACTCCATCCAGCAGAAAAAGTTCAAAGCACCACCTGGCAAAAAAATTTATGTTCCTGTCCGTGTCGAGCCCAAGGTGTACTTTGCCGCAGAACGAACTTTCCTCGGATGG CTCGAATACTCCATTTACATTGGCGCTATTTCTATTGCCCTCCTGAACTTTGGTGAACATCCAACTCCTACATCGTTCTTTGTCGCAGGCGTATTTACACTCCTTGCGATCCTGAGCTTGTGTTATTCAGTTGGAATTTACTTGTACAGAAGTAGATCAATTCGAAACCGCAAGGCGGCTCGATTCTATGACAAGTGGGGACCTAGTGTTCTCTGCGTGTCATTATTTATAGCCGTAGCATTGAACTTTGGCTTTGAGGGCAGAGAAAGAAAGGTTTGGTAA
- the RMT2 gene encoding Protein arginine N-methyltransferase 2, producing the protein MSTTIDDSMPTRISSDCPQDTRDVLYHAWGHDLSSLKKLLDAPGKASAQDPKTGETPLHAAIRACGPAGPDSNNPEQGEDGCIEEARAVLQELFFSGAIWNDVDSNNETPGCVAYRLGRKALYEMCVDAGVRAELLFSLMDGYEELSSGADVEEDKDEAQDTSQGEQVPVNQDGDAMDISDDQAQPQDPPRFIPPDANERTVTSDEYLSSELTYDSSKLLDADLNGVMMAWETDIMARSVSALLPGPEVQTGKRILNIGFGMGIIDGMFAQTNPSRHHIIEAHPSVLQHLSQPDSKFGKSWEKCGAEEGAYKVWAGKWQEIVPQLLEKGEVYDAIYFDTFGEDYSQLRMFFMEYVPGLMDQEGRFSFFNGLGADRQVCYDVYTKVVEMHGADAGLDVEWEVSDVDMKGLREDGKGEWEGVRRRYWTLDKYRLPVCTFMG; encoded by the exons atgtcCACCACCATTGATGACTCCATGCCAACGAGGATATCCTCCGACTGTCCCCAAGACACGCGCGACGTCTTATACCACGCCTGGGGCCACGATCTCTCCAGTCTTAAAaagctcctcgacgcccCAGGCAAAGCCAGCGCCCAGGATCCCAAAACCGGGGAAACCCCTCTTCACGCCGCCATTCGCGCATGTGGCCCCGCGGGTCCAGACTCGAACAATCCTGAACAAGGCGAAGATGGCTGCATAGAAGAAGCAAGGGCAGTTTTACAGGAACTCTTCTTCTCGGGAGCCATCTGGAACGATGTCGACAGCAACAACGAGACCCCTGGCTGTGTAGCCTATCGATTGGGCCGCAAAGCCTTATACGAGATGTGCGTCGACGCCGGTGTTCGCGCCGAGctcctcttctccctcaTGGACGGCTACGAGGAACTCTCGTCGGGCGCAGACGTCGAAGAAGATAAGGATGAGGCACAGGATACTTCTCAAGGCGAACAAGTCCCAGTCAACCAAGACGGCGACGCGATGGACATCAGCGACGACCAGGCTCAACCACAAGACCCGCCACGCTTTATCCCTCCCGACGCCAATGAGAGAACCGTCACGAGCGACGAATACCTGTCCTCTGAACTAACCTACGACTCCTCCAAGCTACTCGACGCAGACCTGAACggcgtcatgatggcctGGGAAACCGACATTATGGCCCGCTCTGTATCCGCCCTCCTCCCCGGCCCCGAAGTCCAAACCGGGAAGCGCATCCTCAATATCGGCTtcggcatgggcatcatAGATGGCATGTTTGCCCAAACAAACCCGTCACGGCATCACATCATTGAAGCCCACCCCTCGGTACTACAACACCTCTCCCAGCCGGATTCCAAGTTTGGCAAAAGCTGGGAGAAGTGCGGCGCGGAGGAGGGTGCCTACAAGGTTTGGGCCGGCAAATGGCAGGAAATAGTGCCCCAATTACTGGAGAAAGGCGAGGTATACGATGCAATTTACTTTGACACATTCGGCGAGGATTACTCGCAGCTCAGGATGTTCTTTATGGAGTACGTACCCGGGTTGATGGATCAGGAGGGCAGATTTAGCTTCTTCAACGGACTGGGCGCAGATAGACAGGTCTGCTATGATGTCTATACAAAGGTAGTCGAGATGCATGGCGCAGATGCGGGTCTGGATGTAGAGTGGGAGGTGAGTGATGTTGATATGAAGGGGCTGCGGGAGGATGGGAAGGGTGAGTGGGAGGGAGTGCGGAGGCGGTACTGGACGCTGGATA AGTACCGTCTGCCTGTGTGCACATTCATGGGATGA
- the hxkA_2 gene encoding Hexokinase, which produces MANNLAAGSKADIPQDLLNEIKRLEDLFTVDTQTLKKISDHFISELAKGLSVEGGSIPMNPTWVMSFPDGYETGTFLALDMGGTNLRVCQITLTDQKSEFDILQSKYRMPEELKTGNSDELWEYIADCLQQFVETHHGGCSGIGTLPLGFTFSYPATQNYIDEGILQRWTKGFDIAGVEGQNVVPMLNAAFEKKGVPIRLTALINDTTGTLIASAYTDPKMKIGCIFGTGCNAAYMEDVGSIPKLAHMKLPPETPMAINCEWGAFDNEHKVLPRTEFDKIIDRDSPRPGQQAFEKMIAGLYLGEIFRLVMVDLHDNRDVHAFAGQDISLLRKAYSLDSSFLSAIEEDPFENLQETFDLFSSKLNITCSRAELELIRRLSELIGTRAARLSATGVAAICKKKNYKTCHVGADGSVFNKYPQFKERGAQALREILDWPEKTNPKEEDPIEVLAAEDGSGVGAALIAALTLKRVKAGNLAGVLHPEHFK; this is translated from the exons ATGGCTAATAATCTCGCCGCAGGCTCCAAGGCGGATATTCCCCAGGATCTGCTCAACGAGATCAAGAGGCTCGAGGATCTCTTCACAGTTGACACACAGACGCTTAAGAAGATAAGCGACCATTTCATTTccgagttggccaagg GTCTTAgtgtcgagggcggcagtATT CCAATGAACCCAACCTGGGTCATGTCATTCCCCGATGGCTATGAAACCGGCACCTTCCTTGCTCTTGACATGGGCGGCACCAACCTCCGTGTGTGCCAGATTACCCTGACCGATCAGAAATCCGAATTCGATATTCTTCAGTCCAAGTATCGTATGCCGGAGGAGCTCAAGACCGGCAACTCGGATGAACTTTGGGAATATATTGCGGACTGTCTGCAGCAGTTTGTAGAGACTCACCACGGCGGTTGCTCTGGCATTGGCACTCTTCCCCTTGGTTTCACCTTCTCGTATCCAGCAACACAGAACTACATTGACGAGGGTATTCTTCAGAGATGGACCAAGGGGTTCGACATTGCTGGTGTCGAAGGGCAGAATGTCGTTCCAATGTTAAATGCTGCCTTCGAGAAGAAG GGCGTGCCCATCAGGCTCACTGCTCTGATCAACGATACGACGGGAACTCTGATTGCTTCTGCATACACTGACCCAAAGATGAAGATTGGTTGCATCTTTGGCACCGGCTGTAATGCTGCCTACATGGAGGATGTTGGCTCTATTCCCAAACTGGCACACATGAAGCTGCCACCAGAGACCCCCATGGCTATCAACTGCGAGTGGGGTGCTTTTGACAACGAGCACAAGGTGCTGCCTAGAACCGAGTTTGACAAGATTATTGATCGTGATTCACCTCGGCCAGGCCAGCAGGCCTTCGAGAAAATGATTGCTGGTCTATATCTTGGCGAAATTTTCCGACTCGTCATGGTTGACTTGCACGACAACCGCGACGTACATGCctttgctggccaagataTTTCCCTGCTGCGCAAGGCTTATTCTCTGGattcctcttttctttctgCTATTGAAGA GGATCCTTTTGAGAATTTGCAGGAGACCTTTGACCTATTCAGCTCCAAACTCAACATTACCTGCTCAAGAGCAGAATTGGAGCTCATCCGAAGGCTCTCCGAGCTTATCGGCACTCGTGCTGCTCGCCTTTCTGCCACTGGTGTTGCTGCTAtctgcaagaagaagaactaTAAGACCTGCCATGTTGGTGCTGATGGATCCGTTTTCAATAAGTACCCACAATTCAAGGAACGTGGTGCCCAGGCTCTCCGGGAGATTCTTGACTGGCCTGAGAAGACGAATCCCAAGGAAGAGGATCCTATCGAGGTTCTTGCTGCCGAGGACGGTAGCGGTGTAGGCGCCGCTTTGATTGCGGCGTTGACTCTGAAGAGAGTCAAGGCTGGCAATCTTGCTGGAGTGCTGCACCCCGAGCACTTTAAATAA
- the ribo-1 gene encoding Dolichyl-diphosphooligosaccharide--protein glycosyltransferase subunit 1 encodes MKPLSIASALLVVASSALSATAASSKNSQPAQFKPPQVFRNANLVHIISLEKNYAKEQINVLIENVSNEPQSEYYLPFTAEQIARVGGFEVKDRKNANAGPFVSEAVEYDPNSDAQYYRIHLPAPLKAGGQQTLGISFYNLKAYRPLPASIAQDERQYLVHDFSVYAPSAYPTLKQKTEVKAASSTIPDYTKITEGKEELPQKQGAKLIYGPFGEKPAGAISPAEVRFEFTKPVTHVSTLERDIEVSHWGGNVAFEERYALHHRGANLSSPFNRVKYAQSAFFSPASSALKELRVPLQVGSVDPYFTDVIGNVSTSKFRSNKREALLELKPRYPLFGGWNYPFTIGWNSDAANLLRKTAAGGYVLKVPFLEGPKQAEGVEYGQVIIRVVLPEGARNVKYYTGIPESSIVKTSVNVHKTFLDTLGRTSLTIKAQNLVDEFRDRDVIISYETSTFDTLRKPFIVFASMMAVYAAAWAVGQVEVGFTKK; translated from the exons ATGAAGCCATTATCGATTGCATCAGCGTTGCTGGTCGTCGCTTCCAGCGCCCTCTCCGCtaccgccgcctcctccaagaATTCACAGCCTGCACAGTTCAAGCCGCCGCAGGTCTTCAGAAATGCCAACTTAGTCCACATCATTTCCTTGGAAAAGAACTACGCCAAGGAACAGATTAATGTTCTCATAGAAAACGTGTCCAATGAGCCTCAAAGCGAATACTATCTGCCATTCACCGCGGAACAAATTGCTCGCGTTGGTGGCTTCGAAGTAAAGGACCGCAAGAATGCAAACGCTGGTCCGTTTGTTTCTGAAGCCGTTGAATATGACCCCAACAG TGATGCTCAGTACTATCGTATTCATCTCCCAGCCCCTCTCAAAGCCGGTGGTCAACAAACCCTCGGCATATCCTTCTACAACCTGAAGGCTTACAGACCCCTTCCCGCCTCCATTGCGCAGGACGAGAGGCAATATCTCGTCCACGATTTCTCCGTCTATGCGCCATCCGCCTATCCTACCTTGAAGCAAAAGACCGAGGTCAAGGCTGCGTCATCCACAATTCCCGACTATACCAAGATCACCGAAGGCAAGGAGGAGCTCCCGCAGAAGCAGGGTGCCAAGCTCATTTATGGTCCCTTCGGTGAGAAGCCTGCTGGAGCCATCTCCCCTGCCGAAGTTCGATTCGAGTTCACCAAGCCCGTCACCCATGTTTCTACCCTAGAACGCGATATCGAAGTCAGCCACTGGGGTGGTAACGTCGCCTTCGAGGAGCGATATGCCTTGCACCACCGGGGTGCCAATTTGTCGTCACCTTTTAACCGAGTCAAATATGCACAATCCGCCTTCTTCAGTCCTGCTTCTTCAGCCCTGAAGGAGCTACGTGTCCCCCTGCAGGTTGGTAGCGTTGATCCGTACTTCACCGATGTCATTGGCAACGTTTCAACGTCCAAGTTTAGAAGCAACAAACGCGAAGCATTGCTGGAGCTCAAGCCCCGGTACCCTCTCTTCGGTGGCTGGAACTATCCCTTCACCATTGGCTGGAACTCGGATGCTGCCAACCTTCTCCGCAAGACTGCAGCTGGTGGCTATGTCCTGAAGGTTCCTTTCCTCGAGGGCCCCAAGCAGGCTGAAGGTGTTGAGTATGGACAGGTTATCATCCGCGTGGTTCTGCCTGAGGGAGCTCG CAATGTCAAGTATTACACTGGTATCCCCGAATCGTCCATTGTCAAGACTTCAGTCAACGTTCACAAGACTTTCCTCGACACCCTGGGCCGCACCTCGTTGACAATCAAGGCACAGAACTTAGTTGACGAATTCCGCGACCGCGATGTCATCATTTCATACGAGACTTCAACGTTTGATACCCTGCGAAAGCCTTTTATTGTGTTTGCTAGCATGATGGCTGTGTACGCAGCTGCCTGGGCAGTCGGTCAGGTGGAGGTTGGGTTTACCAAGAAATAA
- the LSP1 gene encoding Sphingolipid long chain base-responsive protein LSP1: MSRSSFDGSFMHLGPAYLRYHSGESVTNSPPTHRNRALSIRSGGKSGKGSSSGSQLPSFSFSSLRGQAQPELSRKLFKLIKSENNLINAHEAAGRERINIATQLSEWGEQTGDDAISDISDKVGVVLSEIGEQEDTYAHALDDSRGRLKSIRNTEKSVQPSRDGKAKIADEIAKLKMKEPESARLVVLEQELVRAEAENLVAEAQLSNITRQKLKEAYDAEFLATIERAEKQIILAKHGRRLLSLLDDTPVIPGDTRPNYIESSQARQILNDCEDDLRDWRPEVEPYDAPVEEISPAKEKQPALDVEADDGAKETEAGTKILGSA, from the exons ATGTCGCGATCAAGCTTCGACGGCTCCTTTATGCATCTTGGTCCAGCCTACCTGCGCTACCACTCTGGCGAATCGGTAACTAACAGTCCTCCCACCCACAGGAATCGCGCGCTTTCTATCCGCTCTGGAGGCAAGTCCGGCAAAGGCTCCAGCTCCGGCAGCCAGCTTCCCAGCTTCTCCTTCAGCTCCCTCCGCGGCCAGGCTCAGCCCGAGCTGTCACGCAAGCTGTTCAAGCTCATCAAGTCCGAGAATAACCTGATTAATGCTCACGAAGCCGCTGGTCGTGAGCGCATCAACATTGCTACTCAACTGTCCGAATGGGGAGAACAGACTGGTGACGACGCCATTAGCGACATTTCTGACAAGGTTGGTGTGGTTTTGAGCGAGATTGGCGAGCAGGAAGACACCTATGCCCATGCGTTGGACGACTCTCGTGGACGCCTCAAGTCCATCCGTAACACGGAGAAGAGCGTCCAGCCTAGCCgtgatggcaaggccaagattgccgaCGAGATTGCGAAGCTCAAGATGAAGGAGCCCGAGAGTGCTAGACTGGTTGTCCTGGAGCAGGAGCTTGTCCGCGCTGAAGCCGAGAATTTGGTTGCCGAAGCCCAATTGAGCAACATT ACTCgccagaagctcaaggaggcTTACGATGCCGAGTTCCTTGCCACCATCGAGCGAGCAGAGAAGCAGATCATCCTTGCCAAGCACGGACGCCGTCTCTTATCTCTTCTCGACGATACACCAGTTATTCCGGGTGACACTCGGCCCAACTACATCGAGAGTAGCCAGGCTCGTCAGATCCTCAACGACTGCGAGGATGACCTTCGAGACTGGCGACCAGAGGTCGAACCGTATGATGCCCCAGTTGAGGAGATTTCCCCTGCAAAAGAGAAGCAACCAGCTCTCGACGTTGAGGCGGATGATGGCGCAAAGGAGACTGAGGCTGGAACGAAGATTCTGGGGTCGGCTTAA